The region GTGGCTACCGCTCCACCCGCGCTGTGGAAGGAGGGGACGCGCACGTGGCAAACTGGGTGTGGTTGGCGTCAGGAAATGATCGAACCAGCACAAAAGCGATCCAAGCTGAGGTCAGagtcttaaataaaaaaatttaaaaattccccAGGTTGATTGTGGTGTGGTTAAATGAGGTAGAATCTGCATTTAGCTCTCGGCGCTTGAATACCTTCACTGCTGAGCGTCTGGCGTGCTGGTCGGCTGCTGCCGAGAGACGTTGGCGCGAGCGGTTCAGGCGCCGCTGTCGCGTTCGCGCTGCGGAGCGTCGCTGCGGACCCTTGTAAATGGAAGATTGCGCAGGCCCAGAAGAGACGCGTTGCCATTCTTGGATcttctattattttaaatgacgTAAAGAGCTGGAATTGTTCGTGAGGCGGGGGACGGTTACGCCGGACCCTTCATGCACCCCTCGGGCTTTCTGTAGCGGATGAAGAGACCGCTCTCTTCCAGCGGCCCTGGCTTCAGCCATCGGTCTCCGGCCCGCTCCAGCGGGATCAGGCGGTGCTGGGCGCTGCCGGCAGCCGGAGTCGCTGCGACTGCGGAGACAGCGCAGGTTCTTCCACCTGACCCATCTGTCCTGAATTTGCAAATTCAAGGGGAAAGGCTGCACTGCATGTGTGTTCACCCCTCTGTCCTGACATTAATCTctctcaggaagaaaataagaaactcTGAGCTTTGGTTACCggcttaattcttttttaagatttatttgaGCAGTCCAATCCATGATTCATTAGTGTAAAATGTGTAGGTAACAATTTCCTACCATTGGGAAGGCATTTTTCCCTCATGTACAGGAGGTTGCTTCTTAGACCTATCTACTGAATTGAGAAATCAGAATTCTAAATTTATATGCAAATTGATGCAATTGTTTTCTAGggaggaattttttaaaaaatgcttttgtgacAATAGGAAAATGATACCATGCTAGTGTTTCTACCTGCAGTCCATACACTTTTTCTAAACGGCACTAAACAGACCTTACTCTCCTCTTCAAAGATGAGAACAAAGCTGTTCTGTATGTATCATCCCACAGTTCTGCAAAAAAGACTCTGTGGAACAGAGCTGTATTATTAGAAATGCTTCAGTACTTGTTTCACCAttgaatatttattaaaaaaccatACTAAATATTCAAACATATTAAGAAGGTAATCTGCATCACAATGAAATCTGCGCTTTGGCTCTCAGATACTCTTGCTTTATGTGATCCGTGCTCATGATAGTCATACAAGGTGGGCAACGTTAAACTAATATGAAAAAGTCTATCCTTTACATTTCCAGAAAGTAATGGTGTTTGCTATTCAGTGTTTGCTGGCAGAGCCAAAGTGCCttaagtttgtttttatttaagtcTGTTTAATCACTGAAAGAACCAATGCTAGATAAAAATGCTAGATctaattttccccaagcctttcctctctttttttttttttttttttttttttttttgcatggccATTGCAGACTGAATCCTCTAACTGTATTTAGGCACTTACATGCCTATGGCTGCCTTTGATTAAACTTATTCCACGAATGAACTCGGtccagctgtaggctttgttaACAATCGTTCATGctgtatttcttatttcaaatgATGTGAATGTACGTTACTGTGAAGTCGCTGCCGAGATGGTTCTTCGCTGTGCACTTGTACGCGCCAGAATCCGAGGGTCGGGGATTCCGGATGAGCAGCGTGCCGTGGGGATGAAGCACTTTGCTCCCAGACACTCGGCCCGGGTGAGCTGTAGAGAGTACTGAGCGGTCAGGTAATTCCCAGgtaatttctggttttggtatTCCCAGCGCTATGCAGTGGAGCTGAACTGCTGCGCCAGGCATGGTGTGTATGGTGTGCGGCGGTCTGTTCGTAATCCTCGGGGCATAGGCCACGATAACGACGGGGACGGTTACAGAGTCATCGCCGGCACTGTTGTGAGCCTTACACACGTAATTTCCTCTGTCGTGAACGGTGGCTTCTCGTATAACCAGCGTCCCGTTTTCCAGCAGTATGTGCTTCCTGCTGATCTGCGGCCGATCCAGCACATAGCCGCCCGGCAGAGTCCACGCCGTGTGTGGTTTGGGACTCCCCTCCGACGGGCAGTGAAGCGACAGCGACTCCCCGCTAACGCCCGTCACCGGCCCCGCTGGCTGAGTGAGGATGCTGGGCTTCTGGCCGACCTCCAGGATGATCAGCTTCTCGATGTAGCCGACTTTATTCCTGGCAGCGCAGCGGTACTTTCCCGCTTTGTCTCTGTCGGGACTGTAGATGGTCAGGGTACCGTTGCTTCCTGTGAGAAAGTGGGAAGTCTTGATGCCGCTGGAAAACCATGTGCCGTTAGGCACCATCCAGCTTATGTCAGGTGGAGGGTTCCCATCCACAGAACAGTTCAGTGTGGTAGTTTTTCCAGGgtttgctattattttttcGTTGAATGGGTTTTTAAACATCGGTCGCCTTAGCATTTCCAATACCTCCAGCTGCACCACCAACATACTCTCTCCCCCATCATTACGTGCCACACAGATAAAATCCGCTGTGTCAGAAGGCCTTATGTTCCGAATCTCAAGTGTCCCATTTTTGTGTACTACAATCCTGCTCCCATAATAGGGAGCTGTTAGGAAAATATTATCAGGCATGATCCACATAATCTGAGGGGGAGGCATCCCTTCTGCCCTACAGTCAATTTGTTTCTTTGAGTGCCTCACTGCTGTCACTTTCATGATTGTTTTGTTCACGTACAAACCGTTTATGACGGGTGGTTTAGCAACAACATCCAGTTTATACAATTTCGTATCATCCCCTCCAGGATTACGAGCAACACACATATACTCCCCGGCATCTAACAGTTTGACTTGACCGACTGATAGAGAACCGTTGACGTGTAGGATGTGCCTGGCTGTCGACGAGGAGATCATGTCGCTAGAAGGCAGCAACCAGAATATTTTTGGCTTGGGTTCTCCAGCGGCTTCACAGTCCAGTAATGCCGTATCTCCAGCTCTCACTTTAATGTACGTCTTGTAGCTGTGCTTTATCTGAGGGGCTGCCATCATGACCGTGATGTGTATCTTCATTTCATCTCTTCCCAGTGTGTTTTGAGCGTAGCAGGTATAATCTCCTCCTTCTGTTACTCCAACTTGGTTGAGATAGAGAGTGCCGTTGTCAAAGAGGACGTATCTGCGAGACCTGCGTCCGCTGTCATCTGCCAGCATCGCATTGTTGATCACCGTCCCATCTGGCAAACTCCAGGATATTTCTGGTGCGGGTGACCCAGAGGCCTTGCAGTCCACTCTGACATCTTTTCCGTATGGCACCAGTTTCTTGAAATACTGTTTCTGGTCAATCTTGGCTGGTTTCATTGTGATGCTGACTTTCATCAGTATCAGATCATCTCCAATTTTGTTTCTTGCGACACACAAATAGTGACCTGCATCCTTTTCCGTAACTGCCTCGATAACCAAGGATCCATTGGGGTAGACATGGATTCGACTTCCCATTCTGTTGTggggggagaaagaggaaaagaattatGGAACACAACGCTGGAGGTGAACACTGAGCACCGAAAGCGACTGACAGTATTCACAGCACAACAGGATACAGAACCTCTCTCCAAAGGCACAGACCCAGCGGGTTATAACCTGATGTAGCTGCCGCTTTTGGTGTTACGTGGATGTGCACGTGCTCGCTGACTCTACGTAGGTGCGCAAAGCTGCCCGATGCCGCCTCTGCCTTCCTGACAACTGTTCTGTGAACAACTGAGCCTGTTCAATCTTACGTCCCTCATcctgccagctcctctccctcatGCTTCTCCTTGCAGATAACCCGCAATCCTTGCCCCCGGCCAGGGGCAGCTGGCGGTGCTGCTGCGTGTTGTCCGGAACGGCGCTTGGCACTGCGTGGTCGCTCTCTGCCTGCCCTTCCTGCAGCAGGGCACGGGCCTGGATCTCCCTCAGCCCAGCTGCAAGTTCTCGTGAGCCTGCTAGGAACGCCCCGATCTGGGACTGTCCCTCCCAAAGCGAAGGCGAAGTGTTAGTGTGGGAGGGGTTGTGGGGCTGAGACCCTCAAAGGTAGACTTGGCAGAGACTACAGAAGCCTCTTCCTCCCGAGTCCTCCTTCACAAATCTCTTGTAAATAACTTTTCCTCCTATAAAATGACCAAAATTCAGCCAATGTATGATTAACATCAGTTTCCTTAATTCAGGTAAGACTTGTATCCATTTTGGTAAGACCTCATCCACTTAACGACAATTGATGCGGTCTGTTATTAGACGTACAATAACAAGCCATCACCACAGATGTTTCACCGCtgttaaatgtttaaaagtgAATTTAGTTCCCAATGTATTGTTTCAGTGGTATAACAGTCTTTTATACCAGCACCAGAGAAGACAGCATTGGAAGTTTCAAAgagttggggggaaaaaacaagacTCCTACCTGTGCCACTGGTCAACAACTGCCTTGGAAGGTAACCTCCAGATGATCCTGGGCTTTGGCTCCCCAGTCGCTGTACAGTTCAGAAGCAACTTATCCCCAAAATTCAACTGAGTCATTTCCGGAGAGGCGGTAGCTATTTTTGGAAGCGTATCTCTGTGTTCCACCACGAGGCTCACCACCCTCCTTTCCGAGCCGGTTGAGCTGGTGGCTATGCACTCGTAATTCCCGCTGTCAGAAGGGGCGACGCTGCGGAGGTGCAGGGTACCGTTGGAGAACAGGAACAGCTTTGCGTTTACAAACTGCAGAGGCTTCACCACCGTGCCATCAAAGAGGACCCAGTGGACAGTGGGCTGAGGATTCCCCTTCACGGTGCAAGGGAGTTTCAGATCTTCCCCCATGGTTCCTTCAACGCGTTGTCTCTTCTCTTCCAGAATAGCGGGAGGTGCCGCAATGACCTGCAGTTTTACAACCAGCGTGTCGGTGCCTGCTGGGTTTTTTGCCATGCACGTGTAGAGGCCCCTGTCGTAAACAGTGACTTCCTTGATAATTAAAGTGCCGTCTGGTTCCACGTGAACTTTGTTATTTCCTGCGGAAAAGTCGGAGATGTGCGTTTTATTTGCTAGAACCCACGAGATGGTGGGAGGAGGCCTGCCCTCGGCTCTGCACTTCACTGCCACGGCCTTTCCAGAGTGAGCGGTGAGGAGCTGCCACCTGCCGCCAGTGATGCGGGGCGGGTAGGCCACTACCGACAAGGTGACCaggagccgtgccgtgccgtgcgTGTTGGCCGCGGTGCACAGGTACTGCCCGCGGTCCTCCAGGCCCGCCCGGGTGATGGAGAGCGTGCCGTTGGCAAACACCATCCATCTGCCATCACCTCGGCTTTCCAGAGCATCGGTTCCTACGGAAGCAAGGGGACAACAGCGCAGCACGTCAGAACCtgtctgttctgttttgtcttaGTCCCTGAAAACACTTCCCCTATCCTGGTCTATCTCGCCCAAATAACCAAGACACTAGTgatcagaaagagagaaataagagCATTTTGCATATACACTGGCAAAGCTTTAAAGCAAACCCGAAACTTGGTCCTCAGTAGAGACAAAGTTTGAATAAAGCAGATGGGGCTTTGcatattcaaaaatattttggcataGCTTTAATTTGATTTGATGGTTTGTCACcacagacagatttttcttttcacttgtcTCACTGTTCTGAAATAGCAGGTAACATACAATAAATATTGAAATCTTCTCACGGTAAGCACAGAATTATAGTTATAGATtatgtttgggggttttgttttttatttcctaaagaACTGTTCCATAATTAGTAGTAAGACCCTCCAGCAAGTGTGCTGGGATATCTTTCTTTGTCATTGTTTCAAAGTTCATCTTTTCACTGATATTTCACGGTACTCTTCAATGAAGCAATACTTGAGTCTGGCAGACAAAACATCTGCCAAATTACAAGACTATAGTGGAAGGTAAATTCTAGAGAGGTTTGTCAAGCATACCTGATGGTATCTTGGTCCACTGTATTGCTGGACGGGGGTTACCAGTAGCTTCACAAGGAATAAAAGCATCTGAATCAGCTAGCACAGTAAAAGCAGCTAATTTTCCTCCAATTATTCTGGGCTTTGCAAAATGATTTCTGCTTAAAGAGTCCAAGGCTACAgggttggtggtggtggtttctTGATCTTGTCTCTTTTCAGACCAGCCTTTGACAGAACTGTCCCTGTCCCTTCCCCACAGAGGAGCGTACGGAGTCGTGACCTGTGACGCTTTCACTACGGTCCGTGTACTGACGGTCAATGTGCCGCCTCTCTCTGCGACTTTAGCAGAGGGCTTCTGCCAGAATTTGATTTCCGCCCCCGGAGGCGAGGTGGGTCTTGCAGCACGCGCAGGTGGCACAGCTGCTGTTAGGGCTGGCAGTGGGGCGGGACGCTGGGCGCCGGGAGGAGCGATGCCTGTGGTTGCAGCAGGAGCGCTGGTACCCGACTCGGTTCGTGCTGGGAATGTGGGCTGTGCTACGAGGTTTTCTTGAAAAACTCTCTCCTCCATTTTCGGGTGTGATTTTTCACCTGCCATTGCGGTGGCTTTGATTTTCTGAGCAGGTTCCGACCCTGACGTCGCACAGACTGTGGCAGGTCGTGCGCTCGTGGTGCCGGAAGGCTTAGAAAGGCGTGGGGTGGTTTGGATTGCAGCGGTGGGGCTCTGGGCAGCACGGCTGTCGGGTGGTGCCGTGGCTGGCTGGCCGTCCCTCCGTGTGACGGGGGCTGATGGCGCCTGCGCGGCTGCTGTAGGCACATGCCGAGGTGCCTCTGCTGCGTTAAGGATCCACAGCGCTGGCGTTTCTGTCAGCGAGGCTGCGCTTACGCTCTCAGAGAGAGGTTCTGCAGGTGTAAGACTTGTAGGCGTAGTTAATGATTTAACCGTTGTCAGGACAGGCGTGGCTGTATTCACCGCCGGAATCGCTGCAGTGCCGTGGCCTGCAATCACGCTTTGTGAAGTGGATGTTTTAGGgggcctcttcctcctctgaccTCTCTTTCTTCCCACTCTGAACATTTTACTTTTGGTGATTTTGGTGTCAGTTTGAGGAGGAATAATAGGTACAGCTGTTGGCTTCAAACTTGTTACATCCATTTCTTTGGTCGCACCAGTTGCAGGATTAGAGTAAGACTGTGGTTTTGCAGTGGGAGAATGTTCTTCTGACTTACCATTGCCATAATGAATGGGTTTGTTTAAAGACAAGAAACCACTGCTGTGATTCCCACCTGTTGAAACAGGCGTAAAGCACAAAGGAGCCATTTTGGACATAGATAACGCTGCCGTAGTTTTAGGAAGTGTGGTCGATACCTCTGTTGATAGAAACCTATCTGGCTGTTCTTCTGGTAGCTCCTGAGGAAGGACCTCTTTTTGTGCACCATTTCCAAAGAGATGTTCCCAACTAATCTTTCCTCTTTGAGAATTTTTTGCTGAGGTTCTAGGCTTAATGCTGGGTGAGACTGATTCAAGGGTAGAGGATATCTTAGAGCTTATGGTATGTGTAACTTCTGTCGTCATATGAGCTGTATGGATTGTCGTTGTTGGTTGTGTGACACTAAAAGGTTGGGCTCTATCAGTATTTGTCTGAAATGGAGCACTGGTCTCTAATTTCCATTGAGGAGTATCTTGGGTACCTTTTGTAATTAAAGGCATGACTGTCGTAGTGGCTTTTTGCCTTGCaccagctttgtttttctcttccctgaggAATGCTGTGTTTTGATGAGTACCCACTGGGTGCTCCAATGGCATATTCATGGTAGAGGGGGAGGACAGAGGTGCTTCTGGGCTAAATGGGTTGATGGAGCTGCTAAAATTATTTAAGGTGGGTAACGTTGATACATATTTCTTATTCAGTTGTACATCTGCACCCACAGCTGTACTTCCTCTGACAGATCCTGGCCTCCCAAAATTGTATCTGTGCTCTTTCATACTTGGAATACGTCCTGGTCTAACAATTTGTCTCCTACCAGAAACCTTCCTTCGTCTGCCATATTGCTGCTGGGCCTGGGCTATATGAGTTGTAACATCCTGAATAATCTGAATTTGCTCATGAGTAATGGTAGTTGAGTCCAACAGTGGCTTAGGAGTTACTTGTTTCTGAGTGCTATGAAAATGAATGTGACCAAATTCAGGACTTGGTTCACTGACTGTTACTACAGATATCTGATGATCTGCTTTGGTGGAAATCTTATCAATAGACTCAGTAAAAACATGTAGGTCATCCACTGCGTTTTGGGAAGTTACAGACTTGCTGGTGTCCGGAACATCTGTCGTGGGTGTTGTAGATATAGATTTTAAATGCTGGTTATTACTTTCCCCAGAATATACCAACCTTTGCCCAGCAGGGAAGAGTGTAGATGTTCTATTTGCTCCATTTGATACAGTTGATTGGTTTATACCATTTGCTGGCATTTGACTTAAATCAGATCTTTCCCATGAGTTTGTAATTGTAGGGTTTAGAGATGTTTGTGGTCTTCTGCTGTCAGATGACACAGGCTGTGAAaaaggagagggcaggggagtTACTGCCTCTGCAACCAGGAGAGAGGTTTTCCTAGCAGGGGTGTTACTCGCGGTCGTCTCAGGCCCTGCAGTTATCACGCTTTCTGTTGCTCTCCCCAGAGTAGATACAGTGGCTGTCCCTGTTACTGGTATCATGAATTCTTCTGCTGGAGATATGAAATCACCAGATGTTTCCTCCTCATCCCCAGGTACTTTTGAGAGCTTGTGGACTTGACTAGGTGGTTTCGTTGCAGCTTCTCCTCGTTTTTCCATCAATGCCGAGTTCCTCTTCGTTTTTTCCAAGAAGGCTGCCCAGCGCTGTGGATCAACTCTCCTAGCTGAGGAAGCAAACTGTCTTCTGTGTCCTCTAAACCGTCTGCTTATTTTGTCCCTGTAGTGCCTGTAAGTTATTTTCCCATAGCTGTTCCTTTTATATGCACTCTGTGCGACCCGATTGCTGGATGTTGAGGCAGCAGATTCCCGATTAGCTGTCAAGGTAGCCAAAGTAGCTAAAGGATGTTTCTGCCTAGTGGCAGAGGCCAGCATTGCATTGCCAGAGCCATCGCCCTCTTCCCATTCTCCCACACctacatgctttttctttagaGTGGTTTCATCCTTTCTAACTAGCACTTGGAACACCAGAAGATCAACACCATACTGGTTGGCCACAACACATCTAAAGTAGCCACTGTCTCGCTCTGTTACCCTTTGTATTCTTAAGGTACCGTTGTCAAAAATATGCTTGTTTCTTGCAGAATGATGAAGAATCACATGCTCAGGTAGCACCCAGCTAATGGCAGCATCTGGAACAGCAGTGGATGTACAGGGAAGGTAGAGTGTGCTGCCAACAAATGTAGAAAGTTGGGCTCCATTTACACTGTTGTCTTCCACGTTAGGATCGACCACAGTAATTCTGAACGTGAGAGCATCTGCATCGTTGTAATTTGTGCCTATGCAGTGATAAAGCCCAGTGTCAAAAGTATCAGCTGTCCGTAAGGTGAATGTTCCCGTTTTAACTACTATGATTCTTCCATCCTCACTGACGTAAGGAGCTCTAACTTTGCTTCCATCAGCCAATATCCACTCTATTGCAGGAGCTGGTTCTCCAATTGCTTGGCATTCCAGTTCTACGGTCCCCCCAGCTAAAACAGTGTGCTCCGTTTGTGTTTTGTTGTCCCTGGAGATGATGGTCCAGTTATTTCTCGCCTGTTTTTTGTCAGCACTGGGCAAAATAATCTGAGCATCCGTGAAGTACTGGATGTGCAGTGTGTTCAGTGTGGTTGCTGTCCTGTCTAGCTGTAATGACACTTTGCTTTGCATTAACCAAGATGGTTCAGCTCTCAGTTCAGCCTCTATATTGGTAAAAAGTTCATCTTTTTCAGAGTAgatttgtttatatttgtaaAAAGGCGTGTTAGGTGCTAGGACGTTCCTTTCCAGCTTTAAGGGAGAATTACTGTACAGTGCCAGTATGCTCCATAGCTGCTGAATATGTTCATGGTCAATGCCACAGACAAGAAATGCTGAGAATGATGTTTTGAGTACTGTGCTGTTGCCATCTTTGTCAAATGAGACGGGAGACATTTCTTTAGGTTTTTGGATGTTGCAAACCAAGTTACCTCGACTTCCTGCTTGGTCAGTCATGTTCAAAACCATGGATCCTATAGGAGCTATGAAGTCCTTAGGCGATACGGAACTGAAATCCCCATCATCTGGCATGGTGAGGTTTTTAAATTTCAGGGAGTCATGTATGGCTGGCTTAGTGCAGGTTAAAGATGCAGAAGGAATTTCCACTAAGCTTTTCCCTTTGTGATTTTTGGGAGTAGCACAAACTGCGCATTGCTGAGCACTGgaacttctgtcttttttgcaCTTTATAACatctgaagggaagaaaaatgcagtaagCTTTTGTGATACAGTTTTTAGTATTAATAAAGACATACAGCTACCAGCAAGCTCttctctttaataaaatattaacaaagtTTATCTTGAAGTAACCTGTAAAAACCTGAAGTAAGCTATAAAAACCTAAAGTAATCTAAGAAAATCCTGTGAATTTTGTCTGATGAAACTGCGTAAGGACTGTTGCCGTTGCGGCTCAGCACGGCGTCCTTCCGTCCCGCGGTTTGACACCGTGCAAGGCAGGCTCCGCTGTGGTACCTGGCCGTAGCTGTGCTCTGAGACACAGGCTCTAGCGCTCTGCGGGGGTAACGCCTACTCAGGGCAGCAACACAAACTCCTCGAGTCCcattccttatttctttttcgAAGAATCGTGTACAATGTGGCCTTCACTCTTGCTAATAAAAATTAGCTTCCTTATTCCCTGCGGATTCTCCTGGTGCACAGAAGCTTTGGACTGGCCAAGGAAAACGTTCCATTAAGGAAATGGGTTTCATTCCACTTGGGAATGGGTTAAGATCACTAGATTAATTTAATCTGGGAAACTGAATGGTATTCATCTGTTTATCCAAATTACATGCACCTACAAAAATCCTCTCTTCCAGTCTTTTCTGGGAGAATAAAGACATAAATACAGGACAATTACCTTTATCAGAAAGAGTAAAATGCTACAACATGATTAAAAAGCATAAACAAAGTCTGCAGCTCACCTGGTTTCTCTTTTGCCCATTCTGCAAACCACTGTAGATTGCAATCACAGGACCATGGGTTTCCATGAAGGTAAATGCTCTCTAGCTCAGACATgtaggaaaacatttcttgtgGTAGCGAAGTCAACACGTTGTCAGATAAATATATGTGCTTCACGaaggatattttaaatatttggctATAGCGCAAGGTGACAAAAGTATCTGGATGAAGCTGCTTAAGTAAATTTCCTTCCAAGTGGACCAACCTCAGTGATGTGAGTCCGTAGAAAACATTGGGATTTACAAATTCAATTTTATTGTGGTCCATATGCAACCGTACCAAGCTTTTTAGACCATAAAAAACATCCTGCTGCAGTACTCTGACCTTGTTATAACTCATTTTTAAGACCTGTTGATGAAAAAGTAACAAGCGTATGATATTAACCCATGTTATATTGTTATAAGACTCCTAACAAATTCTGATTGATGGTTACTCTGTGAAGTGAAAGTATTCACCAGACCAGTAATGCgagtgactggaaaaaaacttaggaggagctatttttaaatgccatgTTAGTTGCAGGACTACAAGGACGCTTTCTTGTCCCAGCAGTCCATCAGGGTGACACTTCTGCAGTCACATTTATGAAAcgcagtgattaaaaaaataaaataaagcaatgcttatttctcattcaaaaaaatcccagttaAACCACACTTACGAAAAGGGTAAGTGGAATTTGACCATAAACTGTGGTAGTGATTTTTGTTCCAGCCAGCGTTATGGCTACAAAAATGCATCCAACAGTCTATTTTGTTTGATGTTTAACCAACAGAACGGCTAAGTGTGTTCCCAGTCTCAGGATTTGTGTCGTGTGAGGGCGTACTCACCAAACCTCAACTCTCAGGTGCCATTTTGTTGCTGACAGGTTAAAAGTCAAGTTCGTAACTATGAGATGAACAATATCTGGAATACTGCTGAAGTATGAAATAAGGTACCCAAGACAGCCTTTTTGTTGTTacttttcctgttaaaattATACCGTTACAGTCACgaattctgtattttgaaaattaacgaggaaaaaaaagtacaaaatcaCAATAACGtgcaagtttattttatttgccaAATATAATTCCATTAAAACTGTCTATAATTGTGTTGCCATCTTGCTTGTCAATACGGGAGGAAAAGCTTAGAGGACTCCATAAAGCTGATTTGTTAAGTCAGTTGCAAGGAGTTAACAAGCAAGCTTTCAGGCACAGAACTGCCCTTTGTGAGGGTTAATGAAACTGAAGATCTGTGTGCTCCACAGCCCGTCTGgtttctgcctttccctcccacccctgccccctAATCCTCCAAAACCAGCAACGGAGCCAATACCGTGATTTCCATCTGAACAGTTCAGGTCTCCTGTTCTTAGTCCATCGCAGCTACAACGTTAGTACCTCTCTCTAGCAG is a window of Pelecanus crispus isolate bPelCri1 chromosome 9, bPelCri1.pri, whole genome shotgun sequence DNA encoding:
- the IGSF10 gene encoding immunoglobulin superfamily member 10, producing the protein MQATRGGRPWWLGTLLGACLAALPGTIACPRLCACYVPTEVHCTFRYFTAVPPHIPPNVERVNLGYNSLLKLTETDFSGLEKLELLMLHSNEINTIPEKVFRDLYSLQVLKMSYNKVRVLQQDVFYGLKSLVRLHMDHNKIEFVNPNVFYGLTSLRLVHLEGNLLKQLHPDTFVTLRYSQIFKISFVKHIYLSDNVLTSLPQEMFSYMSELESIYLHGNPWSCDCNLQWFAEWAKEKPDVIKCKKDRSSSAQQCAVCATPKNHKGKSLVEIPSASLTCTKPAIHDSLKFKNLTMPDDGDFSSVSPKDFIAPIGSMVLNMTDQAGSRGNLVCNIQKPKEMSPVSFDKDGNSTVLKTSFSAFLVCGIDHEHIQQLWSILALYSNSPLKLERNVLAPNTPFYKYKQIYSEKDELFTNIEAELRAEPSWLMQSKVSLQLDRTATTLNTLHIQYFTDAQIILPSADKKQARNNWTIISRDNKTQTEHTVLAGGTVELECQAIGEPAPAIEWILADGSKVRAPYVSEDGRIIVVKTGTFTLRTADTFDTGLYHCIGTNYNDADALTFRITVVDPNVEDNSVNGAQLSTFVGSTLYLPCTSTAVPDAAISWVLPEHVILHHSARNKHIFDNGTLRIQRVTERDSGYFRCVVANQYGVDLLVFQVLVRKDETTLKKKHVGVGEWEEGDGSGNAMLASATRQKHPLATLATLTANRESAASTSSNRVAQSAYKRNSYGKITYRHYRDKISRRFRGHRRQFASSARRVDPQRWAAFLEKTKRNSALMEKRGEAATKPPSQVHKLSKVPGDEEETSGDFISPAEEFMIPVTGTATVSTLGRATESVITAGPETTASNTPARKTSLLVAEAVTPLPSPFSQPVSSDSRRPQTSLNPTITNSWERSDLSQMPANGINQSTVSNGANRTSTLFPAGQRLVYSGESNNQHLKSISTTPTTDVPDTSKSVTSQNAVDDLHVFTESIDKISTKADHQISVVTVSEPSPEFGHIHFHSTQKQVTPKPLLDSTTITHEQIQIIQDVTTHIAQAQQQYGRRRKVSGRRQIVRPGRIPSMKEHRYNFGRPGSVRGSTAVGADVQLNKKYVSTLPTLNNFSSSINPFSPEAPLSSPSTMNMPLEHPVGTHQNTAFLREEKNKAGARQKATTTSEEHSPTAKPQSYSNPATGATKEMDVTSLKPTAVPIIPPQTDTKITKSKMFRVGRKRGQRRKRPPKTSTSQSVIAGHGTAAIPAVNTATPVLTTVKSLTTPTSLTPAEPLSESVSAASLTETPALWILNAAEAPRHVPTAAAQAPSAPVTRRDGQPATAPPDSRAAQSPTAAIQTTPRLSKPSGTTSARPATVCATSGSEPAQKIKATAMAGEKSHPKMEERVFQENLVAQPTFPARTESGTSAPAATTGIAPPGAQRPAPLPALTAAVPPARAARPTSPPGAEIKFWQKPSAKVAERGGTLTVSTRTVVKASQVTTPYAPLWGRDRDSSVKGWSEKRQDQETTTTNPVALDSLSRNHFAKPRIIGGKLAAFTVLADSDAFIPCEATGNPRPAIQWTKIPSGTDALESRGDGRWMVFANGTLSITRAGLEDRGQYLCTAANTHGTARLLVTLSVVAYPPRITGGRWQLLTAHSGKAVAVKCRAEGRPPPTISWVLANKTHISDFSAGNNKVHVEPDGTLIIKEVTVYDRGLYTCMAKNPAGTDTLVVKLQVIAAPPAILEEKRQRVEGTMGEDLKLPCTVKGNPQPTVHWVLFDGTVVKPLQFVNAKLFLFSNGTLHLRSVAPSDSGNYECIATSSTGSERRVVSLVVEHRDTLPKIATASPEMTQLNFGDKLLLNCTATGEPKPRIIWRLPSKAVVDQWHRMGSRIHVYPNGSLVIEAVTEKDAGHYLCVARNKIGDDLILMKVSITMKPAKIDQKQYFKKLVPYGKDVRVDCKASGSPAPEISWSLPDGTVINNAMLADDSGRRSRRYVLFDNGTLYLNQVGVTEGGDYTCYAQNTLGRDEMKIHITVMMAAPQIKHSYKTYIKVRAGDTALLDCEAAGEPKPKIFWLLPSSDMISSSTARHILHVNGSLSVGQVKLLDAGEYMCVARNPGGDDTKLYKLDVVAKPPVINGLYVNKTIMKVTAVRHSKKQIDCRAEGMPPPQIMWIMPDNIFLTAPYYGSRIVVHKNGTLEIRNIRPSDTADFICVARNDGGESMLVVQLEVLEMLRRPMFKNPFNEKIIANPGKTTTLNCSVDGNPPPDISWMVPNGTWFSSGIKTSHFLTGSNGTLTIYSPDRDKAGKYRCAARNKVGYIEKLIILEVGQKPSILTQPAGPVTGVSGESLSLHCPSEGSPKPHTAWTLPGGYVLDRPQISRKHILLENGTLVIREATVHDRGNYVCKAHNSAGDDSVTVPVVIVAYAPRITNRPPHTIHTMPGAAVQLHCIALGIPKPEITWELPDRSVLSTAHPGRVSGSKVLHPHGTLLIRNPRPSDSGAYKCTAKNHLGSDFTVTYIHII